From the genome of Alkalibaculum bacchi, one region includes:
- a CDS encoding heavy-metal-associated domain-containing protein yields the protein MKKIIDIKGMSCEHCVARATKALNSIDGVEAKVNLKKNNAVVQLAKNVEDQVFKDALEEVNLEAVSIKEKKGLFG from the coding sequence ATGAAAAAGATTATAGACATTAAGGGAATGAGTTGCGAACATTGTGTTGCAAGAGCCACAAAAGCATTAAATAGCATAGATGGCGTAGAGGCAAAAGTAAACCTTAAAAAGAATAATGCGGTGGTACAACTAGCAAAAAATGTAGAGGATCAAGTATTTAAGGATGCATTAGAAGAAGTAAACTTAGAGGCTGTTTCTATTAAAGAAAAGAAGGGTTTATTTGGCTAA
- the cobC gene encoding alpha-ribazole phosphatase, which translates to MERRVYLARHGALNILQDKKTYIGQLDIKLSEKGINQAERLALIFKDMLFTKIYCSDLLRTKTTAKIIAEGHNMKPIIVKNLNEIHLGDWEGLCFEEVKKNYPQEFDKRGKDIINYCIPGGESFLECSSRVMKAFNEIISSTQGNLLIVAHAGVNRMILCNILNIPLEQLFTIPQEYGCYNIILQREGKLSVEEINKTCSSTKTNLCSNSF; encoded by the coding sequence ATGGAAAGAAGAGTTTACCTTGCTAGACATGGGGCTTTAAATATTTTACAGGATAAAAAAACATACATAGGCCAACTAGATATAAAATTAAGTGAAAAGGGGATAAATCAAGCAGAAAGACTAGCTCTTATTTTTAAAGACATGCTCTTTACCAAGATTTATTGTAGTGATTTATTAAGAACAAAGACCACGGCTAAAATCATCGCAGAAGGCCATAATATGAAACCTATCATTGTAAAAAATCTCAATGAAATTCATTTAGGCGATTGGGAAGGTTTATGTTTTGAAGAAGTAAAAAAGAACTATCCACAAGAATTTGACAAACGGGGAAAGGATATTATCAATTACTGTATACCAGGTGGAGAAAGTTTTTTAGAATGCAGCAGTAGAGTCATGAAAGCTTTTAATGAAATCATATCAAGTACCCAAGGTAATCTTCTAATTGTAGCCCATGCAGGTGTAAATCGCATGATCTTATGCAATATATTAAATATCCCCTTAGAACAACTCTTTACTATTCCACAGGAATATGGTTGCTACAATATTATTCTTCAAAGAGAAGGGAAATTATCAGTAGAAGAAATAAACAAAACATGTTCATCGACAAAAACAAATCTATGTAGTAATTCCTTTTAA
- a CDS encoding DVU_1553 family AMP-dependent CoA ligase, which translates to MKRTSLDSWIKEKIGQVSKEELKIKDLESYQLKRLRETLQYVKEKSKFYNKLLKDVNLEKISSLNDISTLPFTTSEDIKEQGTRFICVSQNEINRIVTLQTSGTTSHPKRIFFTKEDQDLTIDFFHNGMATLVEPGDKVLILMPGQKPGSVGDLLKKGLERLGVESYIYGLVDNVNEVLKIITEKNINSLVGLPQQVFALAKYYKYNKNTDPISLKSILLSADYVPNSIIDELKKVWNCQVYEHYGMTEMGLGGGVACDAFEGYHVREADLYFEVVDPTTRLPVPNGQYGEVVFTTLTRKGMPLIRYLTGDISRIIEEPCPCGSPLKRLDKVLYRIEECIKLESEKILTITQLDEILFSIEEVINYDAYLTKLGNKECLSINISSPFSTGDCLNNAISNKLLSSATFGELIEKKKLVLDIKNKFISLDQSDGMHKRKVKDLRG; encoded by the coding sequence ATGAAAAGAACATCTTTAGATAGTTGGATTAAAGAGAAGATTGGGCAAGTTTCAAAAGAGGAACTAAAGATTAAAGACCTTGAATCTTATCAGTTGAAAAGATTACGAGAAACACTACAGTACGTCAAGGAAAAAAGCAAGTTTTACAATAAATTGCTAAAAGATGTAAATCTAGAGAAAATATCTAGCTTAAACGATATATCTACTCTTCCATTTACAACATCAGAAGATATTAAAGAGCAAGGAACTCGTTTTATATGCGTATCTCAAAATGAGATAAATCGTATTGTTACACTACAAACCTCTGGAACCACATCCCACCCAAAGAGAATTTTTTTTACAAAAGAAGATCAGGATTTAACAATAGATTTTTTTCATAATGGAATGGCGACTTTAGTAGAGCCAGGAGATAAAGTACTAATCCTTATGCCGGGACAGAAACCTGGAAGCGTAGGAGATTTGTTAAAAAAGGGTTTAGAACGATTAGGAGTAGAAAGCTACATATACGGTCTAGTAGATAATGTAAATGAGGTACTTAAAATTATAACCGAAAAAAATATAAACTCTCTTGTAGGTCTTCCTCAGCAAGTTTTTGCTTTAGCGAAATACTACAAATATAATAAAAATACAGACCCTATTTCTCTTAAAAGTATTTTATTAAGTGCAGATTACGTACCAAATTCAATCATAGATGAGTTGAAAAAGGTGTGGAATTGTCAGGTATATGAACACTATGGCATGACTGAAATGGGACTAGGTGGTGGAGTAGCTTGCGATGCCTTTGAGGGTTATCATGTAAGAGAAGCAGATTTATACTTTGAAGTCGTAGATCCTACAACAAGACTTCCTGTGCCAAATGGACAATATGGAGAAGTAGTATTTACTACGCTTACAAGAAAGGGTATGCCCCTGATTCGCTATCTTACAGGAGATATTAGTAGAATAATAGAAGAACCTTGCCCTTGTGGCTCCCCTTTAAAGAGATTAGATAAAGTTTTGTACCGAATAGAGGAATGCATAAAATTAGAAAGTGAAAAGATTCTGACGATTACTCAACTAGATGAAATTTTGTTTTCTATTGAAGAGGTTATTAATTACGATGCTTATTTAACAAAATTAGGAAACAAAGAGTGCTTAAGCATTAATATAAGTTCCCCATTTTCTACAGGCGACTGCTTAAACAATGCGATTTCTAATAAACTGTTATCTTCAGCAACCTTTGGAGAACTGATTGAAAAGAAAAAACTTGTTTTAGATATTAAGAATAAATTTATAAGCCTTGACCAATCTGATGGTATGCACAAAAGGAAGGTAAAGGATTTGAGGGGTTAG
- a CDS encoding metal-sensing transcriptional repressor, translating to MKSDKTKVTRLLKTARGQIDGILKMVEEDRYCIDISNQLMAAQAILRNINREVLHDHLGSCVHEAFETGDQREKIEEIMAIIDKLAK from the coding sequence ATGAAATCTGACAAAACAAAAGTGACTCGTCTTTTAAAAACTGCAAGAGGTCAGATAGATGGAATCTTAAAGATGGTTGAAGAAGACCGATATTGTATTGATATCTCTAATCAGCTGATGGCAGCGCAAGCTATTTTGCGAAATATCAACAGAGAAGTCCTTCACGACCACTTAGGAAGTTGTGTACACGAAGCCTTTGAAACAGGCGATCAACGTGAAAAAATTGAAGAGATTATGGCCATTATTGACAAATTGGCAAAATAA